AACTGGGTCACCCTATCGCTTCAACATCTATCAAGGATGATGATGAAATCATTGAATATTCTACTGATCCTGAACTGATCGCAGAAAAATACGATCATCTGGTAGATATTGTGATCGATTCCGGTTATGGTGATAATATAGCTTCTACTATTGTAGATCTTACTTCGGGAGAACCGGAAATTATCCGTCAGGGAAAAGGAATTATTTAAGATTAACAGCTGAGAGTTAATCGTTGAGGATATGAGTGTGAACGGAAAATATGCAGTAGGAATTCTTTTAACCTTTGTGCTTCTGGCTGCAGCAATGCTGTATGCTTTCCCTGTTATTTATTCCATTACGGGAATAAAAGCATTTACATCTCTTAATTTCTTTTATACAAGGATTGCACTCTGGACTGTTCTTCTTTTGGTTTTTCTATATAATTTTTGCATAGAGAAAAATGATTTCCTAATGTGGAAAGAGAAGAATTATCCTGTATTTTTCTATATAAAAGCAGTGATTGCAATGTATCTGATCTGTGCTTTCGGCAGTGCTTTCCTGAATTTAATTATACAGCTTTTAACTCAGGAAGGGATGAGCAGAAAACTGGTTCAGATTGCATCTGTTTTCAGGAATAATTATTTATTGATTATTTTTACCTGCTTTACGGCGGGTGCTGTGGAAGAGCTTCTGATGCGCGGATATGTTCAGCCAAGAATTGAAAAAATATATAATAACTCCTATCTGGGCATATTTGTTTCTGCTGCGTTATTTGGGATTCTCCACAGTACTTACGGAACAATTGGACAGGTAATTATCCCTTTCTTTATCGGAACCGTTTTTGCTTTGTTTTATAAAAAATATTCAAATATTAAGATTCTGATCATCTGTCACTTTATGTATGACTTTGTTTCGATGATGATTATGAATTTTATTGACATTAAACATTTATCTGTATTCTAACATTATGAAAATTATAACTTCTCCAGCGAAACTGATGAACGTTGAAAATTCAACAGACCTACTGAGATCCACCACTCCTAAATTCATCGAAGAAGCTGCATTTATACAGTCTTTTTTAAAGCATAAATCACCTAAATACCTTTCCGAGTTAATGGAAATTTCTCCCAAACTAGCCGATGAAAACTGGGAGAGAAATCAAAAATGGAAAGATAAGCCCACAGCAAAAGAGTCCGCTCCTGCAATGTTTGCTTTTACCGGTGAAGTATACAGAGGACTAGATGCTAAAACTCTTGATAAGAATGCCATCGATTATCTGCAGAAAAATTACAGGATGCTTTCGGGGCTTTACGGGCTGCTGAAACCATCTGACAAGGTGATGCTTTACAGATTGGAAATGGGACGTCATTTTGAATTTGATCAGTATAAGAATCTATATGAATTCTGGAGAGAAAAGATCACGGAACAGCTGAATTCTGAAATGAAAAAAGGCGAGGTCCTGCTTCATCTGGCCAGCAACGAGTACGGAAAAGTAATTGACAGGAAAAAACTAAATCATAAAGTGATAGATTTCGACTTTTATGAACTGAAAGAAGGGAAGCTTAAAACAATTGTAGTTTACACCAAACATGCTAGAGGTCTCATGGTCAGGTTCTGCGCAGAAACTAATGCAAAGACCTTAAATGACGTAAAGGTATTTAACTATGAAGGTTACTTGATTGATGAAGAAAAGTCTACAGATACAAAACTGGTTTTCACAAGATAAATGACAATATCAGCATTCAAAAAATATTTCAAAACAGAGCTTTCCGGATCTTATAGTGAATCGGAAAGCACGTTTTTATATTCTGTTTTTATACAGAAGATTGTAGGTCTCGATGCTTTTCATCAGAGAAAACTTTCTCATCAGGAACTTCTTATTGATGATGAAAAACAACTGACCCATGCAGTATCTGAATTAAAAACAGGCAGACCTTATCAGCAAATCCTTGGAGAAACGGAGTTTTACGGAATGGTATTTTTCGTGGATGAACATGTTTTGATTCCACGTCCTGAAACAGAAGAGCTTCTGGAGATGGCGATCCGTGAAATCCGGAGTTTAAATCCTGAAAAGAGAGGTTTAAAAATCCTGGATATCGGAACCGGAAGCGGAGTCATCCCTTTAGTGCTGAAAAAATATTTCCCCAATGCAGACATTTCATCCATTGATTTTTCTGAAAAAGCACTGAAAACGGCTAAAAGAAATGCTGAACATCATCAGCTGAATATCAATTTCATTCATGGTGATTATCTTAATTTAAAATTAAGTGAAAACTACGATATCATTATTTCTAATCCTCCTTACATTGGAATTGAAGAGGAAATTGAGATTGCTGATTCTGTGAAGGAATTTGAACCGAAAATGGCACTTTTCTCCCCTGTTCAGGATGCACTGATTTTTTACCGTAAAATTGCAGAAGATTCCAAAGATCATCTGAATGATAACGGCTTTTTATTTTTGGAAATCAATCAAAAGCTAGGCCCTGAAACTCTTGCATTGTACACTGAACATTTCTTCGAGGCTCAACTGATCAAGGATCTGTCAGAAAATGACCGTTTTATTTTTGGAAAGAAATAGATGATCATGGAAATTGTTACGCATCTTATCGATACCATTAAAATTGCTGAAGTTATCAGTGATGAAATGATCATCCATACTACTGAAGACAGCCTGGATCTTCTTGGAAATATTTATTATCAGGGCTTTGATAAGGTAATTATCTATGAAAAGAATATAACTCCTGAATTCTTTGATCTGAAAACAAAAATAGCCGGCGATATTCTGCAGAAGTTCTCCAATTACCGTGTAAGTCTTGCCATTGTGGGTGATTTTGAAAAATATGAAAGTAAAAGTATCCGGGATTTTATTTTTGAAAGCAATAACACAAAACATGTCAACTTCGTTAATACCCTGGAAGATGCTTTAAAAAGACTTGGAAACTGATAAGTTATTAATCTGCGAAAGGAAAATAGCATTCCTAAAATAAAAATTCGTTCATATTTAAAACCACAGATGACACGAATTTCCACAGATATTTGCACTAATAAAATATGCAGAGTCAGCTAAATCTTCGAGAGAATTATTCACAAAAAAGATTATATCTACTTACTGATCTTTTTTTTCCATTCAAAAAAGCGGATGGCCTCTTCAACAGCTTTATTTATTGACTGATATTTGACTCCCAATTCATCAGTAGATTTTTGGTTTGAATAAAAATTATGGATTCTCAGTGCTTTCATATTAGCAGAGCTGAGACTGGTTTTAATTTTTAATTTTCTCAGGCAATCACCGATAAAACCAAGTATAACCAGCACAGAATTGGGAATAGGAACCATAAAAGGGTTTTGTCTGGTTATGATATTTACTTTTTGAAAAAAATCTTTATAAGAAAGGTTTTCGTTGGCCAACAGGTATTTTTCTCCATTTCTTCCTCTTATCAAGAGCCTTCATTATACCTTCAGCGGCATCTTTAACGTGAACAAAATTTTTTCCGCCTTTAGGATAGAAAATCAGATGCTTTTTCCAAGCCCAGAAGATGATCTTTCCTGAACTCGGCTTACTGTCGTAAGCTCCTATCATAAAAGTAGGATTCACAATGATAACTTTTGTTTTCGTGTTCTGCCGAAGAAGGTAATTCTCTGTTTCCAGTTTGCTTTGTGCATAATAAGAATGAGTGAATGGGTAAAGCTGAGCCGTTGTTTCGTTTCCGAGTTCTTCTGAACTTCCATAGCCTAAAGTATTGGCTGTACTGACAAACAGAAACTTATCTGCTCCGGCCGCAGCAGCTTGCCCAAACAAATGAACTGTAGCATTATAATTGATCTTTTTATAATCTTCATAATGCAACAGATCCTGGCTGGTTTCTGCCGCTATATGAATAACTGCTTCCACATCCTGCAAATCTTTTGAAATATCAGAAAAAAGATCTCCTTCTATGAGTTTGAGGTTTTCATTTTCTTCACCCATCCAGCTGCTTTTCTTGCGCACCAGAGCAATAACAAAATAATCATATTGTAGTAATTTAATAATGGTGTTGGTACCTAGAAGCCCTGTAGCTCCGGTCACGAAAACTTTTTTCATGCTTCAATTTCTTTTTTTATGGCACTGGTCATCAGCGGCAGCTTGATCCATATCGGAAGGATCTTCATGAACAGCCAGCTGATGGGATTCACCATGATAACGGAATCTTTCCTGAAAAGTTGCCTGATGCAGTAGTCTGCTACTTTATTGGGATCCAGAAGGGTAAGCTTCCCCAAAAACCCTTGTTTTTCAATCCGTTTACAGACATCCATATTCGTTTTCATCGCACCGGGATTCACAACGCTTACAAACACATTGGTATCTTTCAGCTCTTCGTGAAGTCCTCTTGAGAAGGAATGAATAAATGTTTTGGAAGCGGGATATACTGTTTTGAAACCGATTGGTGAAAAAGCAGCCATACTGGAAACATTTAAAATGTAAGCTTTGGGTTGTCTTAAAAGATTGGGAAGTAGCTGATGGGTGATGAGTGAGGTTGCAGCAACATTCACCTGTAAAATGGTGTTGATATAAGCCGGTGATGCATCTACAAATTTTTTAGTTCCTCCCAGCCCTGCATTATTAATGAGAATATGAATGTCAAAGGACTGGTTTAGCCACTCTGTAAGTTTCATTACATTTTCATTCACGGAAAGGTCTACTTCATAGTAATGGGCTTTGATTGGATAGGTTTCCTCAAGCCGTTGAGCCAGTTCTTTTAAATACTGGCCCGGAAGACTTACCAGCACCACATTAATATTTTTACTTGCCAGGTTTTCAGCAAATGCTTTTCCCAGTCCCTGACTCGCTCCTGTGACTACTGCATATGATTCTTTCGTATTCATAAAAATAAATTTATGGTACAAAGCTATTCTGAAAGGGATCTTTAAATGTTCGGGATTATCTGAATGAACCTATTTTAAATTCAAAAAAATAAATATATAACTATTTGTAAAACAATAAATTAAACAAAACCGAACGTCAAACTTTATAAACCCGAACCATTTTTATACTCGGAAGGAGTCTGATCAGTGAGTTTTTTAAAGGTGGTGTTGAAAGAAGTCTTGGAATTGAACCCTGACTCGTAGGCAATTCCCAAAATTGATAATTTACTTTGAGGATCTTTGAGAAGTTTCTTTGCATAATGAATCCTGTATTCATTAATATACTGAAAAAAGTTCTTTTTAAATCCGGTATTGATTACATAGGAAAGATGATGGGTAGAAATAGCCAAGAGCTCGGAAAGGCGGATCAGATTAAGTTCACTATCAAGATAAGGTTTTTGTATTACCATAATCTCTTCCAGATGTTTTTTGATCTTTATTAATTCTTCGTCAGAAATCAGTTTCTTTTTTACTTCTTCCGTTTCAGGGTCTTCACTGATAGAAATTAATTCCTCAAGCTGTTTTTCTGCTACAGGATAAATTTCTTTTTGTTTTAAAGAATAATAGCCTACAAAATAAATGACCAGCAGAAAAGCTCCATTAATAAAGAAATTCAAGGCAGTGGAATCATAGGATAAATTGTAGACCAGATAGACAATATTGATGATAAAAATAATTATTGTGATATATTCGAGCCAGTTCAGATTAATACCTTCTGTATTGGCTGAAAACTGCTGGATCTTTTTTTTGTGCTTCCGAATAGTAAGGTATGAAAGTCCGGTATAAAATAAAGCCTGAAAAAGAATTAGACCAATAAAAACATAACTAAAAATATTATGGTCTTCAAAACCTCCGAAACGCTGCAGCATAATATTGATGCAAAAGATAAGAGGCAGTATCAGGTATTTGAGGTCTGAAATTTTGAATTTAAAGGAGGGGTTGGTATAGAATAGCACACTGAAATAGAACATGATCGGCGTGAGAAACTGGATCATCTGTACAACGATTATGGAATGAATCTCTACGGGACTGTCTTTTACCATGGTAAGAGCCTCATCCATCCAGAAACTCGACCATAAAAACAGGAATATCCCGAACCAAAAGTTGGCTTTTCTGTTTACCCTCAAGGGGTTGGATAGTTTCAGTAAAGAAAGCAAAACCAATGAACCATAAATTAATACAACGATGAAGCGGTTTAATTCTGATGTGTTCATTGGTTTTGATATTTTAAGTAAAGTTAGGTTTTATCCTATTCTTTTCCTGACAAAAATTTCGTAGCCCAGATAGATCAAAGGGAGGGACATAATTCCCAGATACAGCGCATTATGCATTGCCGTATCCGGAGCGGAAACAACAGCATAAATCAGTCCGAGAAAGGCTCCTCCAAGATGGGCGGCATGCCCGATATTATCATGTGGCCTGGGATTCAGCATCATGTATACAGAATATCCAAAATACAGAAGCCCAAAAAGATATCCGGGAACGGGAATCGGAATAAAAAAGATGTAAATGCCAATATCAGGAATCATCGCTATGGATGCAAACAATATCCCTGAAACGCCACCACTCGCTCCCACCGCAGAATACCAAGGCTGTTTCTGATAAATATACAATGAAAGGAAATTTCCTAACAGTATGGATCCAAGATATACGATCGCAAAGCCTATATTTCCAAAAGTCTGGATGACAATGGGTCCAAAGAAATACAAGGTCAGCATATTAAATACCAGGTGCATGATATCAGCATGCAGAAATCCTGCTGAAAGCAGACGGATGTACTCTTTTCTATGCAGGATTGCACCCACATTGAATTTATATTTTTCAGTAATACCAGGATTGTTGAATGCAACAAAGCTGATAATGGCTGTAATGATAATAAATAAGATAAGAATATTCATAAGTTTATTTCTTAATTTTCTGGTTCCCCGTTTTCAAACAGGTCTCCGATTACCGTTCGGTCATCATCTACAATGCCGTCTCCGGTTTCCGGTTCTTCATATACTTCCGGCTCTTCTTCTACAGGTTCAGGAACCGTAATATTGATGGCTTTTACTTTAAATTTTGTAAACTGGTTTCCTATTGCTTTTATTCCTTTTACCGTAATAAATTCATCAATATTAATGGTTTCAGGATCACGGTCTTTGCCTTTATCTTTAGCAAAAATAATCTCTGCCGAAGCATCATTAGCAACGATTACATTTTCAATGAATGATTTAGGATGTTCCGATGGCATAAAGGTCTGTACATTCACCGTATTTTCCAGCAGGAATCTCTTGATAAAATACATATCTTTTTCACCGTCGTAATAAATACAGGTTACGGGCTGTTGTGGTTTCCATTTCTCCAGAACCAAGTATTCATCATCAAACCGATTGCCCAGGTCAAAAGAAACCAACTTTACTTCACCATTCGTATTGATGGTAAGAATTCTGTCGTCCCCTTTAAAGTGCCCTAACAGGGTTCCTCTGCCATCGGCATTGAGTCTTCTTACTGTATCATCAAACCAGATTTTCCTTGGAGCCAGTGTAGAAACCCCTTCTTCTTTCATATCCACCTTTTTCACAGAGTATTTGGTCACCAGATTTCCTTTGGAATCTCTTCCTTTGATTGCCAGGTCAGAGAAATCGATTTCCATTTTATTTTTCCTGATTCTTGGATTCGGTTTTAGAAGAACGGTTACTGTTTCTGCTTCACCATTAGGATTGGCAGAGAAATAGAGTACTTCAGAACCTTTTTTATCAGAAGCTAAAGGATAATCTGTATTTCTTGTGACTGCCGTTACAGAAAAACGTTTCATGTAATAAGGTCCGTCCCTGCCCTCACGGTAGATCATATTGTAGACCGTTCTTTTGTCATTCTTCTTCCAGATGGCAACGCTCAGAAGATCTTTTCCGACGAATGTTTTGGCATCTACCTTAACCACTTTCATGGTGCCGTCTTTTCTGAAGATAATGATATCATCAATATCTGAACAGTCAAACAGGTACTGGTCTTTTTTCAGCGATGTTCCGATAAAACCTTCTTCAAAATTGGCATAGAACTTTTCATTGGCTACCGCTACTTTCGTTGCATCAATGGTATCAAAAATCCTAAGCTCAGTCTTTCTCTGTTTGTCTTTTCCGTATTTCTTCTGAATGTTTAAATAATAATCAATCGCATAAGCAATCAAGTTGGCAAGGTTGTGTTTTACCTGCTCTATTTTGCCTTCAAGAGAGGCTATATTTTCTTTAAATTTATCTAAATCGAATCTTGAAATTCTCTTGATCCTGATCTCTGTAAGTTTGAGAATATCCTCTTCCGTTACTGCTCTTAAAAGGTGTCCGGTATGAGGTTTCAAACCTTTATCAATGGTTTTCAGTACTTCTTCCCAGCTCTTCACCTCTTCAATATCGTGATAAATCCTGTTTTCGATAAAAATTCTTTCCAGTGAGGAGAAATGCCAGTTTTCCTGAAGCTCTTTAAGTTCTATTTCCAGTTCTTTTTTAAGCAGGGAAACAGTATGTTCCGTATTCATTTTCAGAATATCTGAAACATTCATGAACATTGGTTTATCTCCTACAATGACACATGCATTTGGCGAAATTGTCACCTGGCAGTCTGTGAATGCATACAATGCATCAATGGTTTTGTCCGGGGATACATCGTTATGGAGATGAACAAGGATTTCTACCTTATCGGAAGTATTATCCTCTATCTTTTTGATCTTGATCTTTCCTCTTTCATTGGCCTTCAGGATAGAATCGATGAGGTCGCTGGTTGTTTTTGAGAAAGGAAGTTCAGAGATCACCAACAGGTGTTTGTCGGTATGGGTAATTTTAGCTCTTGCCCTTACTTTACCTCCTCTTTGACCGTCATTATATTCGGAAACATCCAGATATCCAGCGGTCATAAAGTCTGGAAACAGCTCAAACTTCTTTCCCTTTAAATGAGCAACAGACGCATTGATCAGTTCATTAAAATTATGGGGAAGAATTTTTGTAGAAAGCCCTACTCCAATTCCTTCCACACCTTGTGCCAGAAGCAACGGAAATTTTACAGGAAGATCAATAGGTTCGTTATTTCTTCCATCGTAGGATTTGGCCCATTCCGTAGTTTTTGGATTAAATACCACTTCCAATGCAAAAGGGGTCAGTCTGGCTTCAATATACCTTGCCGCCGCCGCTGAATCACCGGTATAGATATTTCCCCAGTTTCCCTGGGTATCTATCAGGAGTTCTTTTTGCCCGATCTGTACCATGGCATCCGTAATAGAAGCATCTCCGTGAGGGTGATACTTCATGGTATTTCCTACAATATTGGCTACTTTGTTGTAACGGCCATCCTCCAGCTCCCGCATAGAGTGCATGATCCTTCTCTGAACAGGCTTAAGCCCATCATAGACGGAAGGAATCGCTCTATCCAGAATTACATAGGAAGCATAGTCCAGAAACCAGTCTTTATAAAGTCCCGAGACTTTTTTCAAGCTCTCCCCTTCGTGCGAGTTTTCTTCTGTCGTCATCTGTTATTAATCGTTTTTCTCTTTATTAGCTTTCACTACTTTATTCAGAGAGAGTTTTAAATCATTTACTTCTTTTCCGGTCAAATAAGATATTTCATATTTGAGGATGATGGAACTGTTGTTTTTGCTTGAGAGGGTAATGTATAGTCTTTTGATAAAGAAAATACTTACAATCTCGTATTTTATCAGTTTGTATTTTGGAAATTCATCATGAAGAGGCCTATCCAAAAAGGGAATAATGTTCCTGTTTTTAAAATTCAAAGCTTCTCCATCACTGTCATATTCAAAAATCTGTC
The Chryseobacterium sp. W4I1 DNA segment above includes these coding regions:
- a CDS encoding DUF4180 domain-containing protein, producing MEIVTHLIDTIKIAEVISDEMIIHTTEDSLDLLGNIYYQGFDKVIIYEKNITPEFFDLKTKIAGDILQKFSNYRVSLAIVGDFEKYESKSIRDFIFESNNTKHVNFVNTLEDALKRLGN
- a CDS encoding AraC family transcriptional regulator, with product MNTSELNRFIVVLIYGSLVLLSLLKLSNPLRVNRKANFWFGIFLFLWSSFWMDEALTMVKDSPVEIHSIIVVQMIQFLTPIMFYFSVLFYTNPSFKFKISDLKYLILPLIFCINIMLQRFGGFEDHNIFSYVFIGLILFQALFYTGLSYLTIRKHKKKIQQFSANTEGINLNWLEYITIIIFIINIVYLVYNLSYDSTALNFFINGAFLLVIYFVGYYSLKQKEIYPVAEKQLEELISISEDPETEEVKKKLISDEELIKIKKHLEEIMVIQKPYLDSELNLIRLSELLAISTHHLSYVINTGFKKNFFQYINEYRIHYAKKLLKDPQSKLSILGIAYESGFNSKTSFNTTFKKLTDQTPSEYKNGSGL
- a CDS encoding rhomboid family intramembrane serine protease, which codes for MNILILFIIITAIISFVAFNNPGITEKYKFNVGAILHRKEYIRLLSAGFLHADIMHLVFNMLTLYFFGPIVIQTFGNIGFAIVYLGSILLGNFLSLYIYQKQPWYSAVGASGGVSGILFASIAMIPDIGIYIFFIPIPVPGYLFGLLYFGYSVYMMLNPRPHDNIGHAAHLGGAFLGLIYAVVSAPDTAMHNALYLGIMSLPLIYLGYEIFVRKRIG
- a CDS encoding CPBP family intramembrane glutamic endopeptidase; amino-acid sequence: MSVNGKYAVGILLTFVLLAAAMLYAFPVIYSITGIKAFTSLNFFYTRIALWTVLLLVFLYNFCIEKNDFLMWKEKNYPVFFYIKAVIAMYLICAFGSAFLNLIIQLLTQEGMSRKLVQIASVFRNNYLLIIFTCFTAGAVEELLMRGYVQPRIEKIYNNSYLGIFVSAALFGILHSTYGTIGQVIIPFFIGTVFALFYKKYSNIKILIICHFMYDFVSMMIMNFIDIKHLSVF
- the yaaA gene encoding peroxide stress protein YaaA, translating into MKIITSPAKLMNVENSTDLLRSTTPKFIEEAAFIQSFLKHKSPKYLSELMEISPKLADENWERNQKWKDKPTAKESAPAMFAFTGEVYRGLDAKTLDKNAIDYLQKNYRMLSGLYGLLKPSDKVMLYRLEMGRHFEFDQYKNLYEFWREKITEQLNSEMKKGEVLLHLASNEYGKVIDRKKLNHKVIDFDFYELKEGKLKTIVVYTKHARGLMVRFCAETNAKTLNDVKVFNYEGYLIDEEKSTDTKLVFTR
- a CDS encoding NAD-dependent epimerase/dehydratase family protein, producing MKKVFVTGATGLLGTNTIIKLLQYDYFVIALVRKKSSWMGEENENLKLIEGDLFSDISKDLQDVEAVIHIAAETSQDLLHYEDYKKINYNATVHLFGQAAAAGADKFLFVSTANTLGYGSSEELGNETTAQLYPFTHSYYAQSKLETENYLLRQNTKTKVIIVNPTFMIGAYDSKPSSGKIIFWAWKKHLIFYPKGGKNFVHVKDAAEGIMKALDKRKKWRKIPVGQRKPFL
- the prmC gene encoding peptide chain release factor N(5)-glutamine methyltransferase, whose product is MTISAFKKYFKTELSGSYSESESTFLYSVFIQKIVGLDAFHQRKLSHQELLIDDEKQLTHAVSELKTGRPYQQILGETEFYGMVFFVDEHVLIPRPETEELLEMAIREIRSLNPEKRGLKILDIGTGSGVIPLVLKKYFPNADISSIDFSEKALKTAKRNAEHHQLNINFIHGDYLNLKLSENYDIIISNPPYIGIEEEIEIADSVKEFEPKMALFSPVQDALIFYRKIAEDSKDHLNDNGFLFLEINQKLGPETLALYTEHFFEAQLIKDLSENDRFIFGKK
- a CDS encoding DNA gyrase/topoisomerase IV subunit A, giving the protein MTTEENSHEGESLKKVSGLYKDWFLDYASYVILDRAIPSVYDGLKPVQRRIMHSMRELEDGRYNKVANIVGNTMKYHPHGDASITDAMVQIGQKELLIDTQGNWGNIYTGDSAAAARYIEARLTPFALEVVFNPKTTEWAKSYDGRNNEPIDLPVKFPLLLAQGVEGIGVGLSTKILPHNFNELINASVAHLKGKKFELFPDFMTAGYLDVSEYNDGQRGGKVRARAKITHTDKHLLVISELPFSKTTSDLIDSILKANERGKIKIKKIEDNTSDKVEILVHLHNDVSPDKTIDALYAFTDCQVTISPNACVIVGDKPMFMNVSDILKMNTEHTVSLLKKELEIELKELQENWHFSSLERIFIENRIYHDIEEVKSWEEVLKTIDKGLKPHTGHLLRAVTEEDILKLTEIRIKRISRFDLDKFKENIASLEGKIEQVKHNLANLIAYAIDYYLNIQKKYGKDKQRKTELRIFDTIDATKVAVANEKFYANFEEGFIGTSLKKDQYLFDCSDIDDIIIFRKDGTMKVVKVDAKTFVGKDLLSVAIWKKNDKRTVYNMIYREGRDGPYYMKRFSVTAVTRNTDYPLASDKKGSEVLYFSANPNGEAETVTVLLKPNPRIRKNKMEIDFSDLAIKGRDSKGNLVTKYSVKKVDMKEEGVSTLAPRKIWFDDTVRRLNADGRGTLLGHFKGDDRILTINTNGEVKLVSFDLGNRFDDEYLVLEKWKPQQPVTCIYYDGEKDMYFIKRFLLENTVNVQTFMPSEHPKSFIENVIVANDASAEIIFAKDKGKDRDPETINIDEFITVKGIKAIGNQFTKFKVKAINITVPEPVEEEPEVYEEPETGDGIVDDDRTVIGDLFENGEPEN
- a CDS encoding SDR family oxidoreductase — encoded protein: MNTKESYAVVTGASQGLGKAFAENLASKNINVVLVSLPGQYLKELAQRLEETYPIKAHYYEVDLSVNENVMKLTEWLNQSFDIHILINNAGLGGTKKFVDASPAYINTILQVNVAATSLITHQLLPNLLRQPKAYILNVSSMAAFSPIGFKTVYPASKTFIHSFSRGLHEELKDTNVFVSVVNPGAMKTNMDVCKRIEKQGFLGKLTLLDPNKVADYCIRQLFRKDSVIMVNPISWLFMKILPIWIKLPLMTSAIKKEIEA